The following proteins are co-located in the Candidatus Tumulicola sp. genome:
- a CDS encoding nucleotidyltransferase domain-containing protein, which translates to MKQQQSNTHALLGKVVGVLRAEERELRAEGVCKLSIVGSVARGDAAPDSDIDISIEIDPEAHLGLRFFALEERLKTLLGRPVQLLSEPAENPRLRANVQRDRVIVF; encoded by the coding sequence ATGAAACAGCAACAGTCGAACACCCATGCATTGTTAGGTAAAGTTGTTGGCGTTCTGCGAGCCGAGGAGCGCGAGCTTCGCGCCGAGGGCGTCTGCAAATTATCTATCGTTGGCTCGGTAGCGCGCGGCGATGCTGCGCCGGATAGTGACATTGACATCAGCATCGAGATCGACCCCGAAGCGCATCTCGGGCTACGTTTCTTTGCCTTGGAAGAGAGACTGAAGACGTTGCTGGGCCGTCCCGTTCAGCTTTTATCCGAGCCAGCCGAAAACCCACGGCTTCGCGCAAATGTTCAGAGAGATCGCGTGATTGTCTTCTGA